The genomic interval CGAGAAGTCGTGGCCTCGTTGAGGAATCTAAGGCTCTACTGGCTCTTCTTGATGCTAATGCCACACTCGTGAAACTTAAAAAACTGTCTGTCCTGTCTTCAAAGTCAATGCCTTCCAGGACCAGATTCTTGTTCCAGTCCTCAGAACTCTAAACCAACCGAGCAATTTTCAGACCAGAAAATACAAACAACTAAAGACAAAACTGACAAAGCCGCTGATTACGTTCCTATTTTACCGTGCAGTCGTTTTTGCTTTTAACGTAGAGATCTCACATGCCTCTACCAGGCTCGGGTCTCCACTTGAACATGACCTATCATTTTGTAGTTTATTATCCAATACATTACATAGGGTTAATCTTGGTTGAGTGAGAagattcaaagaaaaaaatttgaacTTCGATGTTCTACCGTAGAGGTTTAAGattgaaatgaaaatacagaggccaaaaaagaaaacatctTCCCACTCATTATGATGTTTCGAACTTTCGATTACATTATGACACCATTCCCCAGCTAAATTGTTTAGTGACATCTGGGATTTCTGCAAAATAGTGAAACCCCAGACCAAGAATATCCCAGCTCAATCTTTTCTTCTAATGATGAGGGGAGCCAAAGAATTATGAACAACCAATGATTATTGTTCAGAGATCCAACTTTGATTGTTTAGCCGTCATCAATCTGTTTATAGAATCCGTTTCCGTTCATTAAGCCCAGATGTTCAACTGGAGAAGCCGTTCCATTGGCCACATCAATTGTTCCATTGCTCTTGCAAACTTCAATTTCCTGTGCCACTGCATCTGTCCCGTTGCTCTTGAAAACTGCAATGGCCTGTGCCACGGCTGTACTCGACTCCCACTCCATATCATCTGCAGAAGAGCAATCCTTCTCACAGCATTCTAGTGCTTCCTCAGACAGAGGCCGACATGGTTTGTCATTAGCTACATCAACGCCATTTGCATGTCTTACTTCATCTAGATCTGATGCAGGAGACTTCAAGTAACCAGAAATCTCCAACGAAATGGATGGACTCGACCTTGAATTCAGTGTCTCCTCTTCATATATGTCAACCTCCTTTGAAGCAGATGATGGTGATGTTAGATGGGACACATTTGTAACACCATTTGAATGCTCTAGTACAGCAGATGAGTCTTCTACACAGTTGGTTGTTTGTCGGGACAGACTAATGTCCGATGGTTCAGACACATAATGGTGAGTTGGGTCTGCAGTCTCCATAGGTGAACAATTAACTACTCCATCTGGGAGGGTCTCTACTTCAACATTAGCATCAGGCATTTCTCCCTCTTTCTTTGGAGACTCAGAGATGCTTAGGCAAGGTGATCGTGCCTGATCCCTGTGGAACAACAGAAAAAGCAGGATCATTTTCCAGAGTATCCAACATAATGCTTTTGCCACGTACAGTGTGGTTGGACTAGCAGCCACAATCACATATAGACCCTGAACTATCTTATTAAACTAAATCTACAACAGATATGCACCTGCTATATAAAAGCATATATGCTCCCTGAGAAAGCACTTCTTCCAAATTAACAGATGTAACCTGTAAAGTAGCAAACTAAGTCAGCCAAAGAGTTTCTTGGGCAGATTATGCATATAAAAGTCATCAAAGCGATAGGAATTACCTTGCAATCGTCAATTTTGTACCAGTTTCCATGAAAATCCTTGGTATAACAGATGTAATGACCGAAGTACGAAGCATTCAACATATCCACATGGACAACGACACCATAGAGGTTATATATATCTGAACCATCTCCTTGTTCACTCATGTAAGGACTGAGATCCAGTATTGCAGGGAATGTAACTCTCTTGTTGATTTTCCCAAAGCGCCCACTCTGAAATGTTTGTCAACATAATAATTTCGGGGATCAGGAAAGTAATCAAATAGCAGTAATATTCAAATATAAATCCCTACATTTAAAGAAATAAGACGTAAGAAGTTATGTGCATCAACCAAGATGACCAACCAAAATTAACACCCATATAAGAAGAGTATAGTGTTCAACCTGAAATCTTTTCAAGGCAATTGTCAACACATTTGGAGCACGTTTAACCGAAAGTCTCTTCCAAGCCTTGACATAGTCATTGCACCTATTAGCAGCAACATATTAAAACTCATAGAAAACCACATAAtggaaaagtaaaaataataatagatGGAATTATCTTAAGATAAATGCACCGCAAGGAAGTGTAGGGAAACATTGAATGATCAGAATAAGGAAGCATTCATACCCATCACATTTGTACATATTTTCACCATGAAGCGACTCCCTGCCAGTGTACTGGACTAGGCATTCTTCCAATGATGAGGCATCTCCATGAATCTCAACAGTTAAATCCATCATATTCTCGTATTGGTTTGATATGTTATTGCATTTTGAACAAATCACCTGGAGAATATTcagaaaacagaaaacacaTCAGAAGGCAATAGGCAGGTGTAGAAAAAGGGCATCAAATTTACTTCAAAAGAGACTTTGTACCACGCACAAACACACAAAATCCACATGCTAAACGAGAACATTCAGTTTCTTCGTATACTGAATAAATAAGCTAGACCGAtaacaaaacaacaatacaCAAAGTCCGCATGCTTAAACAAAAACATTCAATTACAATGTTTACAGAATAAACAAAATGAGCTAGACCACTGACAAACTAACAATACAAATTTATAAAGATAAGAACCACCACACATACAGGCAGTTGTAAGTAACTTGGCATTACAAGTAGCGAAAACACAGATTATGAAACTAGAGGTAAAACATTTGACCAGAAGATGCATAACCTGAGATTGTAGCTGGCCACCAAATATATGTTGAATGATGGTTGTTTCTTGAGAGCTAGGATCAACAGCTTTCTCTCCACCAAACTCATCAAGACACACTGACTGCATTGTATCAATAGCAAACCTGCAAAAGAATACAAAGAACTTATATGACCAACCATCATATAACGCTAGATTGTTAAATTCAACAATGCACTGAATAGAATAGCAACATAAAACAGTACAAGTAACACAAACCTCATGAGTTCATGAGCATCCTCCTGCCTCCCATAGCCAAGGTTTCCACCAATATTAGGTAGTCTAGAGATAATGTTGGTGGGTGAAAAGGCCTGTGAACTTTGGCTTGCTCTTTCAAGATGGCTTTCAAATTCACAGAGGAAGCACCACTCATCATCCCGTATGCCTGGAAgtcaaacaaacaacaactgTTAAATAAGACAAGAATGTCATAACCTCCACGaacaaaaagtaatttacgaaTGGATTCAGACTATACATTCATTCCGATGACCCTTCTCTAACAGGTAAGCAACGAGTGGTCGAGTGGACGAAAGGCACTGTAGAACAACGTTAGCAAAGCAACTGCAATGACATGACATTAGATATATAAATAAGCTTGTAGGTAAACAACATGTATGATATGAGTCACATGAGCGTGAGAATGTGAGTGATAAACACATACCTGTTCCCGCAGTTTAAGAGCCCACAAGGAGTAAGTCCGGCCTTCTCCCAATGGAAAAGTTTCACAAATTCGTCATAGGGGAAAagaatctgaaaattatcagGTTTTTGTCAATGCATCTGCCTGTCCGACAAGAAATTACAAagaatatgaaagaaaaaactaCTCCTGAAAAAAGAACTAGAACTTTACCTTTTTGGGCTGTTTGAGACGCTTAGAGATCATTCCATGAGTAGGCACAAGTGCAATTCCTTTAAAAAATTTACGCACAACAGGAGGTTTAAATCTACTATTGCTCGATGTGTTCTGAGCTGCGCCGCATTCAGTCTTATGTGATCGCCAATGTTCCCTCTGGCACTTTTCAGAGCTGTGAAAACAAGCAAGGATATTTTATAAAAACTTCCAGATACAAACACTAAACTTTTCCTAATAAAAACACACATACACTATTTCATAACATCAAACATTCCCCACCAATTCCTCCATTCAGAAAACCTTGATATCATGAAACCACGATTACCTAACAAACCTCCTGTTCATCATATCATTACGATCGATCTTATAAACTACTATATACAGAAGATCTACAGTATATTTGATAGCCATCATAACTCAGAACCTCTTCGGAATCAAAACCTAGTTAACTGCAATATTTACCCTATGTAAGTAGTATAAAGACAACAAAGAATCACCATAAAGAACcctaaaactaaaaataacaaagacTAAACCTTTAAGATCAAACAGAAGATAGCTATCATCAAAGACTAAACCTTTTACCATAATTCATCTCAAACAGTAAAAAATTAACCCCACCCATTAAACAAAAAACTAAACCCAAtcagatataaaaaaaaaaccaatctTTACAGACTGAAGCAATTACCAGTACTTCACCGCTTTGCAGCGGGAACACTTCTTGACGCCGTTAGCGCCGCAGACGGCGCAGGCGGGGTTATCGCTGTTGGGGACGCCGGGCATTTGAGCCGTCCGATCAGCTTCGAAATTGCCGTCGACCTCAAAGTACTTCGAGGCCGTGTTCTTGACCAAGTGAAGCAACGCAAACGCAGCAACGAACAGAGTCAGTATCAATTTCAGGAACCAGTTCAGATCCACGCTCGCTCCCGCCGCGACATGCATCTACGCCTCTCTTCTCCCCCTCCTCTTCTCATCGACGACCCACTTTCTAGGGTTTTTGGCCCCCTCCCAAATCTCCCAATCAGGgttttttgttcttcttctcttgGGGATTCAATTGGGGGAttatgggattagggttttaATCCAAAATCCAATTTGGAAAGCCAATTGGGAGAAagcttatatttttatatacacAAAAAACACACCTTCGCTctttcctcctcctcttcttcttcttcttcttcttcttttctgtgTGTTTTATTTATTAGCTTTGGGGTCAAGTTAACAATATTTGTTTGGACTTAAACtttgggattttttttttcatgattgGGTCACGTGCCTGTCACACTGTTGCAGGTCACTGCCAATGGGGAGCGACTACGACGTCATTTCTGTCGATTTGGGTCTACTCAGCCTTGCCATTTCAAGGCTTTGCGTTCATTATTTATCGATACAGGTAGTTCTTACTAATATGGAAAAAGCTGAACATGTGATGCTTTGATGTACTGCATTGGAGTTTGGGGGGAGTGATGGAACTTGGGAGTGAATAATTCACTTCTGAATTAGGAAAGAAAGTTCCTAGTTTCTTAGTTTTATAAACAAGAAAACCGCGACTCGtattgcctttttttttttttaagaatttcttcaatttgcaTAAATTTGTGGCCGAGCTAGAGCCGAAGCTTTCTTCTGATAACTCCTATTTGGAGTTTGATTTAGACTAGTGACAAGCACCCACGAAACTAGTGTACAAGCCACTTCAATGATAACCTCCATATCATAAGacataaactaaacttttaagTATCCATTGAAATTTTTAGCTCACCTAAAATGCTACAAACTTGTTTCATTACTCTTGTCACCCCGGTTCAATTCTCAATTAGAACACTTGTTAGCGTCTTCTTGGCaatatatttcatgagttcgaTGTGTTACTCATGTTTCTCGCACTGGCTCAACTCAccatttttgtttgttttttttaatggaaTAGAACCAGTATTTTGTAATGTTATAAACTGTTAATTTGGCGTAGTACACTGCTGAAACTCAGAATCCACTATTCACCATCTTCTTATTTGTTACTAATCTCAACCTGAAATGATCAAACTGATAGCCTTAAAACATGGCATTTGTTAGAGATTCTGAGAGCTAAACAATTGTTTTTATCCATAATCTCACCGCAAATCTCTTGTTGCATATTGTTTttgaacctttttttttcctccggACACTGAAAAAGTAAGAAGATAAGCCTGGCCAACGAAAGTGACCATACCAAGGACCCAAAATACACTCAAAAAGCATATTCTTCAAGTCCAATAGGTAGAACAAACAGCAAATGAAGAGTATTACACTAAAAACATAACGCAAAACAAAACTATAGGCCAGTATGCAGTTATGACACACATTAACCCCTGGAGCTAACGAAACCATTAAAGTTAAGTGCAATAACCAAATCAATAGGAACTTGCAACATCTGGATTTGACCTTCAACTTGTGACAACATGCTGATGAGCAAGCCAATTCTGCAGCTAAATTTGAAGTTCAGTCCACCAAAACCCCAGTTACTAATAAACCCAAATGAAAACCACAACTTGGATCAGATTTCAGTTGAGTAGAATTAGACTCTCTCTATAAACATCCACGTACCAGCATGCCTCAAACAGACCTAGCTCAATTTATTCCCCTACAGTAACCATTGATGCAAGTCTTGCTCAATGATTTTTAAACCTGATAATCACATCAATGTCTCACCCGCTGGCACTTGTGTTGAACCCCAAGTTTTTTACGGTCCATGATCCCATGATAAGCGTCCTGAATAGATCCAATCTACTCGTTTCCATGTTCATAATGTATATTCGACAGCAGCTGTTCAACCCCTCATATCTATGATGAAACAAAGAGAGGGAATTGTTCCACACTTGCATACAATTTGGATACATAAGTGGGAGCAAGTCAGCAGGAAATTTCCTGATATGAAATGAATCGTGCTGCAGATCGAAAGAAACAAGAGACAGGCAGAGATCGTCGTGTAGGAGCCAATAAAAAACTCCATCAAGTATGTACATTTTTGGCGAAAATAAGCACGCCTTGGAATTTGGGGAACTTCACTTATTATTTTCCAAGAATTCGAATTAAGACTGTATACCTCAACTTTAAAAGTATTTTCAGAGTCAGTTGCAAGGTGCACAAATTTTATAACCTTATAGTCATTGCCACCTGCAGAATGGAATCCCAATCCAAGAGTAACTCAATAATCCTGTTCATTAATTGGAGTATCATATGTGGCTGGGATGAGGCTGAAGGGAAGTCTTCTGATTTTTTCTACTTGACGGATTCCACAAGTATATATGGGCATCTATATCCACTTCCCTTATGGATATGCAAAGCAACTCATCAAATGAACCATAAACATTTAAATCATTACCCAACTCAGACACAACATCTGCATGAAGGTGTATATCCAAATCTCTGGCGAATGTT from Argentina anserina chromosome 2, drPotAnse1.1, whole genome shotgun sequence carries:
- the LOC126783109 gene encoding ubiquitin carboxyl-terminal hydrolase 18-like; translation: MHVAAGASVDLNWFLKLILTLFVAAFALLHLVKNTASKYFEVDGNFEADRTAQMPGVPNSDNPACAVCGANGVKKCSRCKAVKYCSEKCQREHWRSHKTECGAAQNTSSNSRFKPPVVRKFFKGIALVPTHGMISKRLKQPKKILFPYDEFVKLFHWEKAGLTPCGLLNCGNSCFANVVLQCLSSTRPLVAYLLEKGHRNECIRDDEWCFLCEFESHLERASQSSQAFSPTNIISRLPNIGGNLGYGRQEDAHELMRFAIDTMQSVCLDEFGGEKAVDPSSQETTIIQHIFGGQLQSQVICSKCNNISNQYENMMDLTVEIHGDASSLEECLVQYTGRESLHGENMYKCDGCNDYVKAWKRLSVKRAPNVLTIALKRFQSGRFGKINKRVTFPAILDLSPYMSEQGDGSDIYNLYGVVVHVDMLNASYFGHYICYTKDFHGNWYKIDDCKVTSVNLEEVLSQGAYMLLYSRDQARSPCLSISESPKKEGEMPDANVEVETLPDGVVNCSPMETADPTHHYVSEPSDISLSRQTTNCVEDSSAVLEHSNGVTNVSHLTSPSSASKEVDIYEEETLNSRSSPSISLEISGYLKSPASDLDEVRHANGVDVANDKPCRPLSEEALECCEKDCSSADDMEWESSTAVAQAIAVFKSNGTDAVAQEIEVCKSNGTIDVANGTASPVEHLGLMNGNGFYKQIDDG